A portion of the Adhaeribacter radiodurans genome contains these proteins:
- a CDS encoding OmpA family protein, whose translation MKISKLFLSVFLSVLILFSSCKTSQTGRDSGSPDSGGPSRAAGSNKKMNKTAKGGIIGAGAGAVLGGVIGKLTGNTAAGAIIGAAVGGSTGAVIGRRMDKQAEELRRDMENAKIERVGEGIKITFNSGILFATNSAELQPTSKTDIEKLAATLKKYGDTNVLIQGHTDNTGSDAINQPLSESRAKAVQDYISSLGVEPSRLTAEGYGSSQPVADNTTAAGKQANRRVEVAIFANEKLKKAAERGDIK comes from the coding sequence ATGAAAATCTCAAAGTTATTTTTATCTGTTTTCTTATCTGTTTTAATACTTTTTTCTTCTTGTAAAACCTCCCAAACCGGGCGGGATTCAGGATCTCCGGACAGTGGTGGTCCTAGCCGGGCAGCCGGATCGAACAAGAAAATGAATAAAACAGCTAAAGGAGGTATTATTGGTGCTGGCGCCGGTGCTGTATTAGGCGGAGTTATAGGTAAATTAACCGGAAATACGGCAGCAGGTGCCATTATTGGGGCAGCAGTGGGTGGTTCTACCGGAGCCGTTATTGGTCGTCGTATGGATAAACAGGCTGAGGAATTACGCCGCGATATGGAGAACGCTAAAATTGAGCGGGTAGGCGAGGGTATTAAAATTACTTTTAACTCCGGAATTTTATTTGCCACCAACTCTGCTGAATTACAGCCCACTTCTAAAACCGATATCGAGAAATTAGCGGCTACTCTTAAGAAATACGGTGATACCAACGTGCTTATTCAAGGCCATACCGATAATACAGGTTCTGATGCAATTAACCAACCATTATCGGAAAGTCGGGCTAAAGCCGTTCAGGATTATATTTCTTCGTTAGGAGTAGAACCGAGCCGTTTAACTGCCGAAGGTTATGGTTCTAGCCAACCAGTTGCCGATAATACAACTGCAGCTGGTAAACAAGCCAACCGCCGGGTAGAAGTAGCAATTTTTGCTAACGAAAAATTAAAGAAAGCGGCTGAACGCGGCGATATCAAGTAA
- a CDS encoding DUF2721 domain-containing protein: protein MEITLTTPALLFPAISMLLLAYTNRFIALASLIRNLKEQYTRTHNSLLVGQISNLRERLFLIRNMQALGIASMFLCVLCMFVLFSKNQAAGKYLFGISLVLLLASLALSFREIQISVNALRLELSDLENLEVEQKTYHPVR from the coding sequence ATGGAAATTACGCTTACTACCCCTGCCCTGCTGTTTCCGGCTATATCTATGTTGCTTTTGGCGTACACTAACCGGTTTATTGCCCTGGCCTCGCTCATCCGGAATTTGAAGGAGCAATATACCCGAACGCATAACTCTCTATTAGTCGGTCAGATCAGCAATTTACGGGAGCGTTTATTTTTAATCCGGAATATGCAGGCACTAGGTATTGCCAGTATGTTTTTATGTGTATTGTGCATGTTTGTATTGTTTTCTAAAAATCAGGCTGCCGGTAAGTACTTATTTGGCATTAGCCTGGTATTGTTACTGGCTTCACTGGCTTTATCTTTCCGGGAAATTCAAATATCCGTAAATGCGTTAAGGTTAGAACTAAGCGATCTGGAAAATCTGGAAGTCGAGCAAAAAACTTATCATCCTGTCCGCTAA
- a CDS encoding ABC transporter ATP-binding protein, which yields MLQIRNLLKKYGDTVILDIPDLQLNVGIYWIKGANGAGKTTLFKVLAGLLPYQGQIYLRSEAEPLFPTFLTGQELLNLVAAAKKLL from the coding sequence ATGCTGCAAATCCGGAATCTGTTAAAAAAATACGGTGATACCGTTATTCTGGATATTCCGGATTTGCAATTGAATGTGGGTATTTACTGGATTAAAGGCGCGAATGGCGCAGGTAAAACTACTCTTTTTAAGGTTTTGGCGGGCTTACTACCTTACCAGGGACAAATTTACCTGCGGAGCGAAGCTGAACCCTTGTTCCCCACTTTTTTAACCGGACAGGAATTATTAAACTTGGTAGCGGCAGCAAAAAAACTACTCTAA
- a CDS encoding ATP-binding cassette domain-containing protein, whose translation MQLGSFLSQPIGSYSSGMLKKLSVLLAFLGKPTLIILDEPLITLDAAAITTVNQLILEYYQNQEISFLLSSHQNFITHDLPVTATLLLENKKLSLL comes from the coding sequence TTGCAGTTGGGCAGTTTTTTATCGCAACCCATTGGCTCGTACTCGTCGGGTATGCTCAAGAAATTATCGGTTCTATTGGCTTTTTTGGGTAAACCAACACTTATCATTCTGGATGAACCCCTGATTACGTTAGATGCCGCGGCTATTACTACGGTTAATCAACTTATTCTGGAATATTATCAAAACCAAGAAATCAGCTTTTTACTTTCTTCGCATCAAAATTTTATCACCCACGATTTACCCGTAACCGCTACCCTATTGTTAGAAAATAAAAAGTTGTCGCTTCTTTAA
- a CDS encoding M23 family metallopeptidase yields the protein MKNQITITRVCYILSFTLLTGMAVSCGGKPTIKALLGKQTPYEKYVQSLRLAKLHQSGLGMDWLEAGTRVLQDSLLLPIPFEETGYFRAEKPTAFSYNFKARQGESIRIAAQTKSREEVKLFLDLFEVENGYPRKVRHLESADTTSLQINFRVKEDLTYLVRLQPELLRSGSYTISISSQPSLGFPVQGKGNSAIQSVWGQVRDNGARRHEGIDIFASRGTPAIAATKGTITRVDETPIGGKVVWLSDDAANQHIYYAHLDTQLVQAGQQVVPGQVLGLVGNTGNARTTSPHLHFGIYRFGHGAVDPYPFVYTPTQKAVPLQVNTTQLGKWARTSKKEVNMRLSPDKKAVLVTTLDQNTALQIVGGTANWYRVQLPTGLEGYIQANFIESLQKPLRNLKISANTEVLEEPLANGTPIDQIKANSDVTVLANYSQYLLIKTEDGTLGWLQVS from the coding sequence ATGAAGAATCAAATAACTATAACGAGAGTATGTTATATTCTCAGCTTTACTTTATTGACGGGTATGGCCGTTTCGTGCGGCGGCAAGCCTACCATCAAAGCCTTGTTAGGCAAGCAAACCCCTTACGAGAAATACGTGCAATCCTTACGGCTAGCGAAACTGCATCAGTCGGGTTTAGGTATGGATTGGTTAGAGGCGGGTACTAGAGTTTTACAAGATTCCTTGTTACTGCCCATACCTTTTGAAGAGACCGGTTATTTCCGGGCAGAAAAGCCTACTGCTTTTAGTTATAATTTTAAAGCCCGGCAAGGGGAATCTATCCGGATTGCGGCGCAAACCAAATCCCGCGAAGAAGTAAAATTATTTCTGGATTTATTTGAAGTAGAAAACGGTTATCCGCGCAAAGTAAGACACCTGGAATCGGCGGATACTACTTCTTTACAAATAAATTTCCGGGTAAAAGAAGATTTAACTTACCTGGTGCGCTTACAACCCGAACTCTTACGCAGCGGCAGCTACACCATTTCTATTAGCAGCCAACCTTCTTTAGGTTTTCCGGTGCAAGGCAAAGGCAACAGTGCCATTCAAAGTGTGTGGGGCCAGGTGCGCGATAACGGAGCTCGCCGCCACGAAGGAATTGATATTTTTGCTTCTCGTGGCACCCCCGCCATTGCGGCTACTAAAGGTACCATTACCCGGGTAGATGAAACTCCTATTGGGGGCAAAGTAGTATGGTTATCTGATGATGCAGCCAACCAACATATATATTACGCGCACTTAGATACGCAATTGGTTCAGGCGGGACAACAGGTAGTACCCGGACAGGTTTTGGGTTTAGTAGGCAATACCGGAAATGCCCGTACCACTTCGCCCCATTTACACTTTGGAATATACCGGTTCGGGCACGGGGCAGTAGACCCTTACCCTTTTGTGTATACGCCTACTCAAAAAGCGGTACCCTTACAGGTAAATACCACTCAGCTTGGCAAATGGGCCCGCACCAGTAAAAAAGAAGTGAATATGCGGTTATCGCCCGATAAAAAGGCCGTATTAGTTACTACTCTAGATCAGAATACTGCTTTACAAATTGTAGGTGGCACGGCTAATTGGTATCGGGTTCAATTGCCTACCGGCTTAGAGGGATACATTCAAGCTAACTTTATCGAATCACTGCAAAAACCATTGAGGAATTTAAAAATTTCAGCTAACACGGAAGTTTTAGAAGAACCTCTTGCTAACGGCACTCCCATTGATCAAATTAAAGCAAATAGCGATGTAACTGTTTTGGCCAATTACAGCCAATATCTGCTCATTAAAACCGAAGATGGTACTTTAGGTTGGTTACAGGTCAGCTAA
- a CDS encoding S-adenosylmethionine:tRNA ribosyltransferase-isomerase, whose amino-acid sequence MTENPKDLTIQDFRYSLPDAAVAQYPLANRDESKLLFYQQGTVSDHTFRVIPDLLPSGSLLVFNDTKVVQARLLFTKPTGGTIEIFCLEPVAPHTEMQQAMQQTGSCTWQCLVGNAKRWKSGTLQLVLPQLKLEAELQERVADAYLIKFSWQPQELTFAEVLEKAGRIPLPPYLNRAADETDISRYQTVYAAAAGAVAAPTAGLHFTEKVLAELSQRLISQAKVTLHVGAGTFKPVKAPSMADHQMHAEEIYVSLETIRQIQAHLSKPVIPVGTTSLRTLESLYWLGVLVSQNPKISNLHVPQWLPYEASAALPTPTLALQALADYLTKNQHDYLRATTQLLIAPGYSFKICAGLITNFHQPESTLLLLVSALIGNQWRTVYEHALKKQYRFLSYGDSSLLLP is encoded by the coding sequence ATGACGGAAAACCCAAAAGACTTAACCATTCAGGACTTCCGGTATTCTCTACCCGACGCAGCTGTTGCCCAGTATCCCTTAGCTAACCGCGACGAATCCAAGTTGTTATTTTACCAGCAAGGCACTGTATCTGATCATACTTTCCGGGTAATTCCGGACTTGCTGCCTTCTGGTTCTTTGTTAGTTTTTAATGATACCAAAGTAGTACAGGCCCGGCTTTTATTCACCAAACCAACCGGTGGCACTATTGAAATCTTCTGTCTGGAACCGGTAGCACCGCACACCGAAATGCAGCAAGCCATGCAGCAAACGGGCTCTTGTACCTGGCAATGTCTGGTGGGTAACGCCAAACGCTGGAAGTCAGGCACATTGCAGCTTGTTTTACCCCAACTTAAGTTGGAGGCAGAGTTACAAGAAAGGGTAGCTGATGCGTATTTAATTAAATTTAGTTGGCAGCCGCAAGAATTAACTTTTGCCGAAGTTTTAGAAAAAGCCGGAAGAATACCTTTACCTCCTTACTTAAACCGGGCTGCCGATGAAACCGATATCAGCCGGTATCAGACTGTTTACGCAGCCGCTGCCGGCGCAGTAGCTGCTCCTACGGCTGGATTGCATTTCACGGAAAAAGTTTTAGCAGAACTTAGTCAACGCTTGATTTCCCAGGCAAAAGTAACTTTACACGTAGGTGCAGGAACATTTAAACCGGTTAAAGCTCCCTCTATGGCCGACCACCAAATGCACGCCGAAGAAATTTACGTTTCCTTAGAAACAATTCGCCAGATACAAGCACATCTGTCCAAGCCCGTTATTCCGGTAGGTACTACCTCCCTACGTACCCTCGAAAGTTTATACTGGTTAGGTGTGCTGGTTTCGCAAAACCCTAAAATTAGTAATTTACACGTGCCACAATGGCTTCCCTACGAAGCTAGCGCGGCTCTCCCCACTCCTACTCTAGCTTTACAAGCTTTAGCAGATTATTTAACAAAAAACCAACACGATTATTTGCGGGCTACTACGCAACTCTTAATTGCACCGGGTTATTCTTTTAAAATTTGTGCCGGATTGATTACTAATTTTCACCAACCGGAAAGTACTCTTTTGTTATTAGTTTCGGCTCTGATCGGAAACCAATGGCGAACCGTGTACGAGCACGCGCTAAAGAAACAATACCGGTTTTTAAGTTACGGCGATAGTTCTTTACTGCTTCCTTAA
- a CDS encoding prephenate dehydratase, giving the protein MSTLKIAIQGGPASFHDVVAQQYFVGKTTEIVPCMTFQRVCAAVKNRDADFGVMAIENALAGSILGNYSLLQDYPVSIIGEAYLPIEQNLLALPGQSLSDIKLVRSHPMALLQCTNFLEENPHIQALESADTAESAREIRENNLVGVGAIASKLAAERYQLEIVEERVENYKENYTRFMIISRKPLADKSQANKASVIFTLHHRAGELAKILDVFRDLNINLSLIQSIPILSQPTEFAILLDLEWEDYSTFEESISLVTPLIVEMKILGIYQRGKR; this is encoded by the coding sequence ATGAGTACTTTAAAAATAGCGATTCAAGGTGGTCCGGCTTCTTTCCACGATGTAGTAGCCCAGCAATATTTTGTTGGTAAAACTACCGAGATTGTTCCGTGTATGACTTTTCAACGGGTTTGTGCCGCCGTAAAAAATCGTGATGCAGATTTCGGCGTGATGGCCATTGAAAATGCGCTGGCTGGCAGCATTCTGGGAAACTATTCGTTGCTGCAAGATTACCCAGTTTCTATTATCGGCGAAGCGTATTTACCCATTGAGCAAAATCTTCTGGCCTTACCGGGTCAGTCATTGTCGGATATAAAATTAGTACGTTCGCACCCAATGGCCTTATTGCAATGCACTAACTTCCTGGAAGAAAATCCGCATATTCAGGCATTAGAATCGGCAGATACGGCCGAAAGTGCCCGGGAAATCCGGGAAAATAACTTGGTGGGTGTAGGCGCTATTGCCAGCAAATTAGCCGCCGAACGCTATCAACTGGAAATTGTAGAAGAACGCGTAGAGAATTACAAAGAGAACTATACCCGTTTCATGATTATTTCGCGGAAGCCGCTCGCCGACAAAAGCCAGGCTAACAAGGCATCCGTTATTTTCACTTTGCATCACCGCGCTGGCGAGTTAGCTAAAATATTAGATGTTTTCCGGGATTTGAATATTAATCTTTCGCTCATTCAATCCATTCCGATTCTAAGTCAACCAACCGAATTTGCCATTTTATTGGATCTGGAATGGGAGGATTACTCTACTTTTGAAGAATCCATAAGCTTAGTTACGCCGCTTATCGTGGAAATGAAAATTTTGGGTATTTACCAAAGAGGAAAAAGATAA
- a CDS encoding pyridoxal phosphate-dependent aminotransferase, with product MIIAKANRLNEVQEYYFARKLAEVRALMAQSKKIINLGIGDPDLPASENTVQALTASAQLPNSHGYQPYRSIPALRTAMADWYAQTYDVKLNPETEVLPLLGSKEGVFHTSLAFLNSGDKVLVPNPGYPAYAAVTKLVGAEPVYFDLTAENNWLPDLEKLSRQDLSNVKLMWLNYPNMPTGALATEADFAKIIDFACQHQILIVHDNPYSLVLNTKPPVSILHVSGAMDCCLELNSLSKSFNMAGWRVGMVLGQKDYIDAIIAVKSNLDSGMFLPVQQAAIEALQNPDSWHVERNAVYARRRELIYQLLDLLGCQYSTEATGMFVWARVPDDISDVEAFLDTILYEAHVFLTPGKIFGSNGERYVRVSVCAPEESITQAIQNIHHFLTITK from the coding sequence ATGATTATTGCCAAAGCAAACCGGCTGAACGAAGTACAGGAATATTATTTCGCCCGTAAACTGGCGGAAGTACGTGCTTTAATGGCCCAAAGCAAAAAAATAATTAACCTGGGCATTGGTGATCCGGATTTACCAGCTTCGGAAAACACCGTGCAGGCGCTTACGGCATCGGCCCAACTGCCTAATAGCCACGGTTACCAACCATATCGTTCCATTCCGGCGCTTCGTACCGCCATGGCCGATTGGTATGCTCAAACCTACGACGTAAAGCTAAATCCGGAAACTGAAGTTTTGCCTTTGTTGGGTTCTAAAGAAGGCGTATTTCATACATCACTGGCGTTTTTAAATTCGGGCGATAAAGTGTTAGTACCCAACCCAGGCTATCCGGCCTACGCCGCGGTTACTAAATTGGTAGGTGCCGAACCGGTTTATTTTGATTTAACTGCCGAAAACAACTGGCTGCCTGATTTAGAAAAATTGAGCCGGCAAGATTTAAGCAATGTGAAATTAATGTGGTTAAATTACCCGAATATGCCTACCGGGGCTTTAGCTACTGAAGCTGACTTCGCAAAAATCATTGATTTTGCCTGTCAGCATCAAATATTAATCGTTCACGACAATCCGTATAGTTTGGTACTTAACACCAAACCACCAGTAAGTATTTTACACGTATCCGGTGCAATGGATTGTTGTCTGGAACTTAACTCGTTAAGCAAATCGTTTAATATGGCCGGTTGGCGGGTAGGTATGGTTCTAGGTCAGAAAGATTACATAGATGCAATAATTGCGGTAAAAAGCAATCTGGATTCCGGTATGTTTTTACCGGTGCAGCAAGCCGCCATTGAAGCTTTACAAAACCCGGATTCGTGGCACGTCGAACGCAATGCAGTGTATGCGCGCCGGCGGGAATTAATTTACCAGTTATTAGATTTATTAGGCTGCCAATATTCTACCGAAGCTACCGGTATGTTTGTCTGGGCGCGGGTGCCCGACGACATCAGCGATGTAGAAGCCTTTTTAGATACAATACTCTACGAAGCCCACGTGTTTTTAACACCAGGCAAAATATTTGGGTCAAACGGTGAGCGTTACGTGCGTGTATCGGTTTGTGCCCCCGAAGAAAGTATAACCCAAGCAATTCAAAATATTCACCACTTTTTAACTATTACAAAATGA
- a CDS encoding chorismate mutase, giving the protein MSPKPQIDVLTESALINADGSPLIIAGPCSAESEEQVMATAHGIKQIPGVNIYRAGIWKPRTRPNSFEGVGVPGLKWLKRVKAETGLRVATEVANAMHVYESLKAGIDVMWIGARTTVNPFTVQEIADALRGTDIPVLVKNPVNPDLQLWIGAIERLNQAGLRQIGAIHRGFSTFDNAPYRNLPKWNSAIEFKRLLPEIPLICDPSHIAGNRELLLPVAQKAMDLAMDGLMIETHIDPSVALSDAAQQVTPENLGKMLASIRFRKPEGEELAEDDHHLLEEMRKQIDELDDEMVEVFARRARLSRKIGEYKKAHNMTIYQVKRWDQIIADRLEHARKNGLDEQFMKSVLQSIHQYSINIQNDVLNKKEHEAKA; this is encoded by the coding sequence ATGAGCCCAAAACCTCAAATCGATGTCCTAACCGAATCTGCTTTGATCAATGCAGACGGCTCTCCGCTTATTATTGCTGGCCCTTGCAGCGCTGAGTCGGAGGAACAAGTAATGGCTACTGCCCACGGTATTAAACAAATTCCGGGAGTAAATATTTACCGGGCCGGTATCTGGAAACCCCGTACTCGTCCTAATTCTTTTGAAGGTGTGGGTGTACCCGGCTTAAAATGGTTAAAAAGAGTAAAAGCCGAAACCGGCCTGCGGGTTGCTACCGAAGTAGCCAATGCCATGCACGTATACGAATCGTTAAAAGCGGGTATTGATGTTATGTGGATAGGTGCCCGTACTACGGTTAACCCTTTTACAGTACAAGAAATTGCCGATGCTTTGCGCGGAACCGATATTCCGGTATTAGTTAAAAACCCGGTTAACCCTGATTTACAATTATGGATTGGTGCCATTGAGCGTTTAAACCAGGCTGGTTTGCGTCAGATTGGAGCCATTCACCGCGGTTTTTCTACTTTTGATAATGCGCCTTACCGCAACTTACCAAAATGGAACAGCGCCATTGAGTTCAAGCGTTTATTACCCGAAATTCCATTAATCTGCGACCCGAGCCACATTGCCGGTAACCGCGAATTATTATTGCCAGTTGCCCAAAAAGCAATGGACTTAGCTATGGATGGTTTAATGATTGAAACCCACATTGATCCATCCGTAGCGTTGAGCGATGCCGCCCAGCAGGTAACTCCGGAAAACTTAGGTAAAATGCTAGCCAGCATCCGTTTCCGGAAACCAGAAGGCGAAGAACTAGCCGAAGACGATCACCACTTACTCGAAGAAATGCGGAAGCAAATTGATGAGTTAGACGACGAAATGGTAGAAGTGTTTGCCCGTCGTGCCCGTTTATCGCGTAAAATTGGCGAGTACAAAAAAGCGCATAACATGACTATTTACCAGGTTAAACGTTGGGATCAAATTATTGCTGATCGCCTGGAGCATGCGCGTAAAAATGGATTAGACGAGCAGTTTATGAAATCTGTTCTGCAAAGCATTCACCAGTATTCTATTAACATCCAAAACGATGTTTTAAATAAAAAAGAGCACGAAGCAAAAGCTTAA
- a CDS encoding M20/M25/M40 family metallo-hydrolase produces MRFKRTIFLMGALFVSLAGSAQISSDSVFIRKIFDEALTNSHSYKNLEYLSNSIGGRLSGSPEAEKAVQWSKKLMESYGFDKVYLQEVMVPHWVRGAKEKANIQSGKTKIEVPICALGGSVSTGTKPLTASIIEVKTLDELKNLGRSKVQGKIVFFNRPMDPRQVLTFIAYSGAGDQRRQGAVEAAKLGAVGVVVRSLNLFQDDFPHTGSLRYDEAVTKIPAAAISTNGADKLSKMLKTDPNLKFSYEMHCETLPDVKSYNVIGELRGSEKPTEIIAVGGHLDSWDLADGSHDDGTGCMQSIEVLRLFKSLNYQPKRTIRAVMFMNEENGTRGGRKYAELAKNNKENHLAAIESDAGGFTPRGFGMEADPAKIKAIQKWKPLLASYGLHDIGPGHSGTDIEPLREVDKNAALIGFLPDSQRYFLYHHAANDTFDKVNKRELELGEASMAALVYLLDKYGLDGSK; encoded by the coding sequence ATGAGATTCAAGCGTACTATCTTTTTAATGGGAGCCTTGTTCGTTTCTTTGGCTGGTTCAGCCCAAATTTCCTCCGACTCCGTTTTTATCCGCAAAATTTTTGATGAAGCCTTAACGAACAGCCATAGCTATAAAAACCTGGAATATTTAAGTAACTCAATAGGAGGTAGGTTGAGCGGCTCTCCCGAAGCGGAGAAAGCAGTGCAATGGTCGAAAAAGTTAATGGAAAGCTACGGCTTCGATAAAGTTTACCTGCAAGAGGTAATGGTACCGCATTGGGTACGGGGTGCAAAGGAAAAAGCCAATATTCAATCCGGAAAAACTAAAATAGAAGTTCCTATTTGCGCTTTAGGCGGTTCGGTGAGCACGGGTACTAAACCGTTAACAGCCAGTATAATTGAAGTAAAAACTTTAGATGAGCTAAAAAATTTAGGGCGTTCTAAAGTACAAGGCAAAATTGTGTTCTTTAATCGGCCAATGGATCCGCGCCAGGTTTTAACCTTTATTGCCTATAGCGGTGCCGGTGATCAGCGTCGTCAAGGAGCCGTAGAAGCTGCCAAGTTAGGCGCAGTAGGAGTAGTGGTTCGTTCTTTAAATTTATTTCAGGATGATTTTCCGCATACCGGTTCTTTGCGCTACGATGAAGCGGTAACAAAAATACCTGCGGCTGCTATTAGTACCAATGGAGCGGATAAGTTAAGTAAAATGCTGAAAACCGATCCGAATCTAAAATTTTCTTATGAAATGCATTGCGAAACTTTACCCGATGTAAAATCTTACAATGTGATTGGGGAGTTAAGAGGCAGCGAAAAACCTACAGAAATTATTGCCGTAGGCGGTCATTTAGATTCCTGGGACTTAGCCGATGGCTCGCATGATGATGGTACGGGTTGTATGCAATCTATTGAGGTGCTGCGTTTATTTAAATCCTTAAACTACCAACCTAAACGTACTATTAGAGCGGTAATGTTTATGAACGAAGAAAATGGTACTCGGGGTGGTCGTAAATACGCAGAATTAGCCAAAAACAATAAGGAGAACCATTTGGCGGCTATTGAATCGGATGCCGGAGGGTTTACGCCTCGTGGCTTTGGTATGGAAGCTGATCCGGCCAAAATAAAAGCAATTCAGAAGTGGAAACCATTATTAGCCTCCTATGGCTTACACGATATTGGCCCTGGGCATTCCGGAACCGATATTGAACCACTAAGGGAAGTAGACAAAAATGCAGCCTTAATTGGCTTCTTACCTGATTCGCAACGCTATTTTCTGTACCATCATGCCGCAAACGATACTTTTGATAAAGTGAACAAACGCGAACTGGAGCTCGGCGAAGCTTCTATGGCTGCTCTTGTTTACTTATTGGATAAGTATGGTTTAGATGGTAGTAAATGA
- a CDS encoding BlaI/MecI/CopY family transcriptional regulator: protein MKELTKAEEQVMQIIWELKKGFVKDFLEKLPEPKPAYNTVSTIVRILEKKGFLGYTAYGKTHEYYPIIQKQQYSSYYLKNFVSGYFGGSFEKLVSFFVKEKNMDIQELEEMLKHVSKDLNQPQDE from the coding sequence ATGAAAGAATTAACAAAAGCCGAAGAACAGGTAATGCAGATTATCTGGGAATTAAAAAAAGGGTTTGTAAAAGATTTCCTCGAGAAGTTACCTGAGCCAAAACCAGCCTATAATACTGTATCCACCATTGTTAGAATATTAGAGAAAAAGGGATTTCTGGGGTATACGGCTTATGGAAAAACCCACGAATATTATCCTATCATTCAGAAGCAACAGTACAGCAGCTATTACCTCAAAAATTTTGTGAGTGGCTATTTTGGAGGATCCTTTGAGAAACTGGTTTCCTTTTTTGTGAAAGAAAAAAATATGGATATCCAGGAGTTAGAAGAAATGCTGAAGCACGTGAGCAAAGATTTAAACCAACCGCAAGATGAATAA